In Eretmochelys imbricata isolate rEreImb1 chromosome 14, rEreImb1.hap1, whole genome shotgun sequence, a genomic segment contains:
- the ZNF750 gene encoding zinc finger protein 750: MSLLKERKPKKPHYIPRPPGKPFKYKCFQCPFTCNEKSHLFNHMKYGLCKNSITLVSEQDRVIKCPKSSSLEPKQLNQIEPTAKPTSSKSITNGLSNLDSKSQYAFAKDDAKENVELQNQTTNKSAQEQKSVIQKELTPASTTAESVINMQPGLDGIVRPSAFVPVGEHRHSKGPETNEVVEMISLSNSNKSLPFHAKSAFHTPNHPWKTGSTFIPPEFPHKIPPTKGFGPIPPYMHPMIPEYSPPFYEHGLAIYAPYLLPSNSPECENSVLSVYGTQDQRHFLPHPGPLPKPINPSSYEHYRLLPQYHSSPPVPYGFCRPTDPPFYRFPHVAGISRDPSSHLMEETTLLYPTSSSPSQQYSLSAHKKQTDYEKEIPLLHAKNHSKEDTNERENAKMSPRAGSAATGSPGRPSPTNFTQTSHVCEGLFDLSSKSPSTVTGKYDQQEENFSAFRLARKSTDQSTLLQNVQKQQYRDSSTSVHITGEDTHIQTESQAKNEASLSNTEDDTGITPLNLSKKPDTHTGVVHEHLYKNASKMEIQTLTELQDMPLNLSVKDSYNIISLKTSFQRSSYDAGTATTPNNENENSEDVYNTMNPNSACDKPSFTAQSTEVQDLRVIDNSDEQKQTAAVALCQLAAYSPSKVRMDKEEQSSQDCSIPCTEPILSSSDTQDNHRNHKAKGQKRTNQKDSAKSQQGSKRVRPNDCSRVFTLRKRTRVS; this comes from the exons ATGAGTCTCCTCAAAGAGCGTAAACCAAAGAAACCTCATTATATCCCAAGGCCTCCAGGAAAACCATTTAAATATAAGTGTTTTCAGTGCCCCTTTACCTGCAATGAGAAATCCCACCTTTTTAACCATATGAAGTATGGTCTCTGCAAAAACTCAATTACTTTAGTATCAGAGCAGGATCGAGTTATCAAGTGCCCAAAGTCCAGTTCCTTGGAGCCCAAACAGCTCAATCAGATAGAACCTACAGCTAAACCAACTTCTTCTAAATCTATCACAAACGGTCTATCAAATCTTGATTCTAAGTCTCAATATGCTTTTGCAAAAGATGATGCCAAGGAAAATGTAgaattacaaaatcagacaacAAATAAATCAGCTCAAGAACAAAAGTCTGTAATACAGAAGGAATTAACTCCTGCCAGTACTACAGCAGAAAGTGTAATCAACATGCAGCCTGGTTTGGATGGCATTGTAAGGCCCTCAGCTTTTGTTCCTGTAGGAGAACACAGACATAGTAAAGGCCCAGAAACTAATGAGGTTGTTGAAATGATATCCCTGTCTAATTCGAACAAAAGCTTGCCTTTTCATGCAAAGTCTGCATTTCATACTCCAAACCATCCATGGAAAACAGGTTCTACTTTTATCCCACCAGAGTTTCCACATAAAATTCCTCCCACAAAAGGTTTTGGTCCCATTCCACCTTACATGCATCCAATGATTCCAGAGTATTCACCCCCTTTTTATGAGCATGGACTGGCAATCTATGCACCTTACTTGCTTCCAAGTAACTCACCAGAGTGTGAAAACTCTGTGCTGTCTGTCTATGGGACCCAAGATCAAAGACATTTTCTTCCCCACCCTGGGCCACTCCCAAAGCCAATAAATCCATCATCATATGAGCACTACCGATTACTTCCACAATATCATTCCAGTCCCCCAGTGCCATATGGATTTTGCAGACCAACAGATCCTCCATTTTATAGATTTCCACATGTAGCTGGTATTAGCAGAGATCCAAGTTCTCATCTAATGGAGGAAACTACCTTATTGTATCCAACTTCTTCAAGTCCATCTCAACAATACTCATTAAGCGCCCATAAAAAGCAGACTGATTATGAAAAAGAAATTCCACTGCTGCATGCCAAAAACCATTCAAAAGAAGACACAAATGAAAGAGAGAATGCCAAAATGAGCCCCCGTGCAGGGAGTGCAGCAACAGGCTCACCTGGTAGACCCAGCCCAACTAACTTCACTCAGACAAGCCATGTCTGTGAAGGCCTGTTTGACCTCTCTAGCAAATCACCTTCCACTGTAACTGGGAAGTATGACCAACAGGAAGAAAATTTCTCAGCCTTCAGACTTGCAAGGAAAAGCACAGATCAATCAACTCTACTTCAGAATGTGCAGAAACAACAATATAGAGATTCATCTACCAg TGTTCACATCACTGGGGAAGATACACATATTCAGACTGAAAGTCAAGCAAAGAATGAGGCCTCTCTATCCAACACAGAGGACGACACAGGGATAACTCCACTTAATCTTTCAAAGaagcctgacacacacacaggagtTGTTCATGAACACCTGTACAAAAATGCTTCCAAAATGGAAATTCAGACTTTAACTGAATTGCAAGACATGCCTCTGAATCTCTCAGTGAAAGATTCCTATAACATCATCAGCCTGAAAACTTCATTTCAGCGTTCATCATATGATGCTGGGACTGCAACCACTCCaaacaatgaaaatgaaaattctgAAGATGTATACAACACAATGAATCCTAACAGTGCCTGTGACAAGCCTTCTTTCACAGCACAGAGTACTGAAGTCCAAGATTTAAGAGTAATTGACAATTCTgatgaacaaaaacaaacagcagcgGTTGCTCTTTGTCAGCTAGCTGCATATAGTCCTAGTAAAGTAAGAATGGACAAGGAAGAGCAAAGTTCTCAAGACTGTAGTATTCCATGTACAGAGCCCATCCTCAGTTCTTCAGATACTCAGGATAATCACCGCAATCACAAAGCAAAAGGACAAAAAAGGACAAATCAAAAAGATTCAGCAAAATCACAGCAAGGGTCTAAAAGAGTAAGACCCAATGACTGCAGCAGAGTGTTTACTCTAAGAAAGAGAACACGAGTATCATAA